Proteins from a single region of Phyllopteryx taeniolatus isolate TA_2022b chromosome 10, UOR_Ptae_1.2, whole genome shotgun sequence:
- the LOC133484757 gene encoding cyclic nucleotide-gated cation channel-like — protein MPRPVHESHGLSVKTWAEEESDYADSTLSRGQSMCDDTSSELQRMAAIERRDVNSQNSFRGRGALSRIVNMVISVREWAQKSVAEEAERPDSFLERFRGPAHLDIHAPPSGFSHSHNGSDVDSEMRRTKRRRNCNNVILSPSDDVYYHWLMVIGPAVFYNWTLLVVRACFDELQMRNVLVWLVMDYICDGVYILDIAVRLHTGFLEQGLMVKDGQRLRETYIRTFQSKLDICSILPTDLLYLTYGLSHAPLLRFNRLLRLPRLFEFFERTETRTGYPNTFRICKLIVYILVIIHWNACGYYSFSKVLGLGSDSWVYPNSSDPEFASLTRSYIYCLYWSTLTLTTIGETPPPVRDEEYLFLIFDFLVGVLIFASIVGNVGAMISNMNSTRAGFQARVDSLKHYMHFRHVNKVLEQRVIRWFDYLWTNKKTIDEQEVLRSLPSKLRAEIAINVHLDTLKKVRIFQDCEAGLLVELVLKLQPQVFSPGDYICRKGDVGKEMYIIKDGRLAVVGEDGAAQLAVLTAGSCFGEISILNISGSKMGNRRTANIRSLGYSDLFCLSKQDLMDALHEFPHARAQLEQRGRDILRKEGLLEEVSVSAGEQLEEKVERLETGVDRLQTSLARLQSEFHSAQLRTKQRMTTLEHSIAMVTAGSGFLSDTDCNDSTSGGNGMRSQINIRL, from the exons CTCCAG GATAGTGAATATGGTGATTAGTGTCAGAGAATGGGCCCAGAAGAGCGTGGCCGAGGAGGCGGAGCGGCCCGATTCTTTTCTGGAACGTTTCCGGGGCCCCGCCCACTTAGACATACACGCCCCACCCAGCGGTTTTAGTCACAGCCACAACGGCTCTGATGTAGACAGTGAAATGAGACGCACCAAAAGAAG GAGGAACTGTAACAATGTCATCTTATCGCCATCGGATGATGTGTATTACCACTGGCTGATGGTGATTGGTCCTGCTGTTTTTTATAACTGGACCCTATTAGTCGTCAG GGCCTGTTTTGACGAGCTGCAGATGAGGAATGTTTTGGTGTGGCTGGTCATGGACTACATCTGTGATGGAGTCTACATTCTCGACATAGCTGTTCGTCTTCATACAG gtttcTTGGAGCAAGGACTGATGGTGAAAGATGGCCAGCGTTTGAGGGAAACCTATATCCGGACCTTCCAGAGTAAACTGGACATCTGCTCCATCCTTCCAACTGATCTGTTATATTTGACTTATGGACTCAGTCACGCTCCCCTTCTTCGATTTAATCGTTTGCTGCGCCTGCCACGGCTGTTTGAGTTCTTTGAACGTACAGAAACAAGAACAGGTTACCCGAATACCTTCCGCATCTGTAAACTCATCGTATACATCCTGGTGATCATCCACTGGAATGCCTGCGGATATTACAGTTTCTCCAAAGTCCTAGGACTGGGCTCAGACTCCTGGGTTTATCCCAATTCCTCTGATCCAGAGTTTGCCTCCCTGACCAGAAGTTACATATACTGCCTGTACTGGTCCACTTTGACGCTGACGACCATCGGCGAGACTCCACCTCCTGTGAGAGATGAGGAGTATCTCTTCCTCATATTTGATTTTCTG GTAGGCGTTCTAATTTTTGCCTCCATTGTGGGGAATGTTGGAGCCATGATTTCGAATATGAATTCTACAAGAGCAGGCTTTCAGGCTCGTGTAGACTCTCTGAAACATTACATGCACTTCAGGCATGTCAACAAGGTGCTGGAACAGCGTGTCATTCGGTGGTTTGACTACCTCTGGACCAATAAGAAGACTATTGATGAACAGGAAGTGCTCAGGAGCTTACCCAGTAAACTAAGAGCAGAGATTGCAATCAACGTTCACCTGGACACACTGAAGAAG GTGCGTATTTtccaggactgtgaggcaggcctCTTGGTAGAGTTGGTGCTCAAACTTCAGCCACAGGTTTTCAGTCCCGGGGACTACATCTGTAGAAAG GGAGATGTGGGTAAGGAGATGTATATCATTAAAGATGGCCGCCTTGCCGTGGTGGGGGAGGATGGAGCCGCCCAGTTAGCTGTCCTCACAGCAGGCAGCTGCTTCGGAGAAATCAGCATCCTGAATATCAGCGGCAGCAAGATGGGGAACCGACGTACAGCTAACATCCGCAGTCTGGGATACTCGGACCTTTTCTGCCTTTCCAAACAAGACCTGATGGATGCGCTGCATGAGTTCCCTCACGCCAGGGCCCAACTGGAACAGAGGGGTCGGGATATCCTGCGGAAGGAGGGCCTCCTGGAAGAAGTCAGTGTGTCTGCcggggagcagctggaggagaaGGTGGAGAGGTTAGAAACCGGTGTGGATCGACTACAG ACAAGTTTGGCACGTCTGCAGAGTGAGTTCCACTCTGCTCAGCTCCGAACGAAGCAGCGAATGACAACCCTCGAGCACAGCATCGCCATGGTAACCGCAGGCAGCGGTTTCCTGTCAGATACAGACTGCAACGACAGCACCTCTGGTGGCAACGGAATGCGGAGCCAAATAAATATTCGGCTCTAA
- the LOC133484607 gene encoding fibrinogen-like protein 1, protein MAVLLRLHGIRLTILVIAFHSLCALDPCDEELTRLREQEKLLKSQLQQQVLLLRRLRLFNQADNEANTTVDQTHKTQQEDCSRIYSSGSKATGYYNIQPRGTTSPVRVYCDMNEGGGWTVIQKRINGIEHFNRSWVEYKVGFGNMIADLGEFWLGNDNLHSITAQGNYTLRIYLEDFDGNQRYAEYRNFQVADEKDSYRLTFGTYTGTAGDALSGNYQAGVSDWASHQGIQFSTYDKDNDNYQGSCAQEDKGGWWFNKCHSAHLNGKYYPGGYYSGLTDDGVVWYTWRGWWYSLKTTIMKLRPDDFKIEPLDDPNVVRRDPPS, encoded by the exons ATGGCTGTACTGCTCCGACTGCATGGCATTCGTTTGACGATCCTCGTAATTGCCTTTCATTCTCTCTGT GCATTAGACCCATGCGATGAAGAACTGACAAGGTTGAGGGAGCAAGAGAAGCTTCTGAAAAGTCAGCTTCAACAACAAGTCCTCCTCCTACGCAGGCTACGACTGTTTAACCAAGCTGACAACGAGGCAAATACCACAGTTGACCAAACCCATAAAACGCAGCAAGAAG ACTGTTCCCGTATTTACAGTTCTGGCTCTAAAGCCACCGGTTACTACAACATCCAACCCCGTGGCACCACTTCTCCAGTCAGAGTCTACTGTGATATGAATGAAGGAGGTGGTTGGACTGTGATACAAAAAAGGATCAATGGAATAGAACATTTTAACAG ATCATGGGTGGAATATAAAGTTGGTTTTGGAAACATGATTGCAGACCTTGGGGAGTTTTGGCTTGGGAATGACAACCTGCATTCTATCACTGCACAAG GCAATTACACACTAAGGATTTATCTGGAAGACTTTGATGGTAACCAACGCTATGCTGAGTATAGGAACTTCCAAGTTGCAGATGAAAAG GATAGCTACAGACTCACTTTCGGCACATACACTGGCACAGCAGGAGACGCTCTCTCTGGGAATTACCAGGCCGGTGTGTCAGACTGGGCCAGTCACCAGGGCATCCAATTCAGCACTTATGACAAGGACAACGACAACTACCAAGGCAGTTGTGCACAGGAAGATAAAGGAGGCTGGTGGTTCAACAA GTGCCACTCAGCCCATCTCAATGGCAAGTACTACCCCGGTGGATACTATAGTGGACTGACGGATGACGGTGTCGTTTGGTACACATGGAGAGGGTGGTGGTATTCCCTGAAAACCACCATCATGAAACTACGACCTGACGACTTCAAAATTGAACCTTTGGACGACCCCAACGTTGTTCGCAGAGATCCTCCATCTTAA